One Mycobacterium kubicae genomic window carries:
- the rbfA gene encoding 30S ribosome-binding factor RbfA produces MADPARARRLAKRINTIVASAIEFEIKDPGLAGVTVVDTKVTADLHDATVYYSVMGPTLDDEPDYAAAAAALERARGVLRSKVGAGTGVRFTPTLTFLRDTTTDNVNRMEELLARARAADADLARVRVGAKPAGDPDPYRDRTSTGPLAEEDSDDHDRPED; encoded by the coding sequence ATGGCCGATCCGGCACGGGCGCGCCGGCTGGCCAAGCGGATCAACACGATTGTCGCCTCGGCCATCGAGTTCGAGATCAAGGATCCGGGCCTGGCCGGGGTGACCGTCGTGGACACCAAGGTCACCGCCGACCTGCACGATGCGACGGTCTACTACAGCGTCATGGGACCCACCCTCGACGACGAGCCGGACTACGCGGCCGCCGCGGCGGCGCTGGAGCGGGCCAGGGGAGTGCTGCGTTCCAAGGTCGGCGCCGGCACCGGCGTGCGCTTCACGCCGACCTTGACGTTCCTCCGGGACACCACAACGGACAACGTCAACCGCATGGAGGAGTTGCTGGCCCGCGCCCGTGCCGCAGACGCGGACCTGGCGCGCGTGCGAGTCGGCGCCAAGCCGGCCGGCGACCCCGACCCCTATCGAGACAGGACATCGACGGGACCATTGGCTGAGGAAGACAGCGATGACCACGATCGACCGGAAGACTGA
- a CDS encoding DHH family phosphoesterase, translating into MTTIDRKTEPAHMQRLKGARVDAVGAARLLSDSDRTAVVCHVHPDADTVGAGLALASVLDRCGKRVEVSFATPANLPESLRSLPGCQLLVSPDDMRRDVDLVVTVDVPSINRLGGLSDLATNGPEILVIDHHASNELFGTANFVDASADSTTMLIAEVLDAWGQPIDRAVAHCIYAGLTTDTGSFRWASARALRLAARLVDLGVDNAAISRSLMDTHPFVWLPMLSRVLGSARLLPEAAGGRGLVYAVVHHQDWMTSRPEEVESVVDIVRTTQQAEVAAVFKEIDPQEWSVSMRAKNDVDLAAVAAQFGGGGHRLAAGYSTSGTIDDAVSALRGALG; encoded by the coding sequence ATGACCACGATCGACCGGAAGACTGAGCCGGCACACATGCAGCGCCTCAAGGGGGCGCGCGTCGACGCTGTCGGCGCCGCCCGGCTGTTGTCCGATTCGGATCGGACCGCGGTCGTCTGTCATGTCCATCCCGATGCCGACACCGTCGGTGCGGGACTGGCGCTGGCTTCGGTGCTGGACCGATGCGGAAAACGGGTGGAGGTCAGCTTCGCGACGCCGGCCAACTTGCCCGAGTCGTTGCGGTCGCTGCCCGGTTGTCAGTTGCTGGTGAGTCCGGACGACATGCGTCGCGACGTCGATCTTGTTGTCACCGTTGACGTTCCGAGCATCAACCGACTGGGCGGCCTGAGTGATCTGGCCACCAACGGTCCGGAGATCCTGGTCATCGACCATCACGCCTCCAATGAGCTGTTCGGCACCGCGAACTTCGTTGATGCGTCGGCGGATTCGACGACGATGCTGATCGCCGAGGTCCTCGATGCCTGGGGCCAGCCGATCGACCGGGCGGTCGCGCACTGCATCTATGCGGGACTGACCACCGACACCGGATCGTTCCGGTGGGCCAGCGCGCGGGCGCTGCGGCTGGCGGCTCGCCTGGTGGATCTGGGCGTGGACAACGCCGCCATCAGCCGGTCCCTGATGGACACCCATCCGTTCGTGTGGTTGCCGATGTTGTCGCGGGTGCTGGGTTCGGCGCGGCTGCTGCCGGAGGCCGCCGGGGGTCGCGGCCTGGTCTATGCGGTTGTGCATCACCAGGATTGGATGACCTCTCGGCCCGAGGAAGTGGAAAGCGTCGTCGATATCGTTCGCACCACGCAGCAGGCTGAAGTGGCGGCGGTATTCAAGGAGATCGACCCGCAGGAGTGGTCGGTGTCGATGCGGGCCAAGAACGACGTTGACCTGGCGGCCGTGGCGGCGCAGTTCGGCGGTGGTGGCCACCGGTTGGCCGCCGGGTACTCGACCAGCGGGACCATCGACGACGCCGTCTCCGCGCTGCGCGGCGCCCTGGGCTGA
- a CDS encoding MATE family efflux transporter: protein MTQERPERDRPTAGGRQIAALALPALGVLAAEPLYLLFDTAVVGRLGAVSLAGLAVGSLILGVVSSQSIFLSYGTTSRAARHFGAADRGAAVNEGVQATWLALGLGALVVAVVEIAAVQLVSTIAGGGSDDITVAGLPWLRIAILGAPAILVSLAGNGWMRGVQDTVRPLRYVVAGFALSALLCPLLVYGWLGLPRFGLSGSAVANLAGQWSAAVLFGGALLAERVPLRLDAPVLRAQLVLARDLFLRSLAFQTCFVSAGAVAARFGAAALAAHQVVLQLWSFLALVLDSLAIAAQSLVGAALGAGDVAHAKSVAWRVTAFSFLAAAVLAGALAAGAPVLPALFTHDRSVLAAIDVPWWFLVAQLPCAGVVFALDGVLLGAGDAAFMRTATVVSALIGFLPLIWLSLAYGWGLAGIWSGLSTFVVLRLIFVGWRSWSGRWAVTGTA from the coding sequence TTGACGCAGGAGCGGCCGGAGCGGGACCGTCCCACCGCGGGAGGCCGCCAGATCGCCGCGCTGGCCCTGCCGGCGTTGGGTGTGTTGGCCGCCGAACCGTTGTACCTGCTGTTCGACACCGCGGTGGTGGGACGGTTGGGGGCGGTGTCGCTGGCAGGTCTGGCGGTCGGCAGCCTGATCCTGGGCGTCGTCAGCTCCCAGTCGATTTTCCTGTCTTACGGCACGACGTCGCGCGCGGCGCGCCACTTCGGTGCGGCCGACCGCGGGGCGGCGGTCAACGAGGGCGTGCAGGCGACCTGGCTGGCGCTGGGGCTGGGTGCCTTGGTCGTCGCCGTGGTGGAAATCGCTGCGGTTCAGTTGGTTTCGACGATCGCGGGTGGCGGCTCCGACGACATCACGGTGGCGGGATTGCCCTGGCTGCGGATCGCCATCTTGGGCGCCCCGGCGATTCTGGTCTCCCTGGCCGGGAACGGCTGGATGCGCGGCGTGCAGGACACCGTGCGGCCGCTACGCTATGTCGTCGCCGGCTTCGCGCTCTCCGCGCTGCTGTGCCCGCTGCTCGTGTACGGCTGGCTGGGGTTACCACGCTTCGGGTTGTCGGGTTCGGCGGTGGCCAACCTGGCCGGTCAGTGGTCGGCGGCGGTGCTCTTCGGCGGCGCGCTGCTGGCCGAGCGGGTGCCGCTGCGGCTCGACGCGCCCGTGCTGCGTGCGCAATTGGTGCTGGCCCGCGACCTGTTCCTGCGCAGCCTGGCGTTTCAGACCTGCTTCGTCTCGGCGGGTGCGGTGGCCGCACGGTTCGGTGCGGCGGCGCTGGCCGCCCATCAGGTGGTGCTGCAATTGTGGAGTTTTCTTGCGCTGGTGCTCGATTCGCTGGCCATCGCCGCACAGTCGCTGGTCGGTGCCGCGCTGGGGGCCGGAGATGTCGCGCACGCCAAATCGGTGGCGTGGCGGGTGACCGCGTTCTCCTTCCTGGCCGCCGCCGTGTTGGCGGGCGCGCTGGCCGCGGGGGCGCCGGTGCTGCCCGCCTTGTTCACCCACGACCGGTCGGTGCTCGCCGCGATCGACGTGCCGTGGTGGTTCCTGGTGGCCCAGTTACCGTGCGCCGGAGTTGTTTTCGCGCTCGACGGGGTCCTGTTGGGCGCCGGCGACGCGGCGTTCATGCGGACCGCCACCGTCGTCAGCGCCCTGATCGGTTTCCTGCCGCTGATCTGGTTGTCGCTGGCCTACGGCTGGGGGCTGGCCGGGATCTGGTCGGGGTTGAGCACCTTCGTGGTGTTGCGGCTGATCTTCGTGGGGTGGCGGTCGTGGTCCGGCCGCTGGGCGGTGACCGGAACGGCGTAG
- a CDS encoding enoyl-CoA hydratase, protein MTDDILLIHTEERVRTLTLNRPQARNALSSALRDQFFGALSDAETDDDVDVLIVTGADPVFCAGLDLKELGGQTALPDISPRWPALTKPVIGAINGAAVTGGLELALYCDILIASEQARFADTHARVGLLPTWGLSVRLPQKVGVGLARRMSMTGDYLSAADALRAGLVTEVVPHEQLLSTARQVAASIVGNNQNAVRALLASYHRIDDTQTSGGLWLEAMAAREFRTSGDDIAANREAVLQRGRSQVR, encoded by the coding sequence ATGACCGACGACATCCTGCTGATCCACACCGAAGAGCGGGTGCGCACCCTGACCCTCAACCGCCCGCAGGCCCGCAATGCGCTGTCTTCGGCGCTTCGGGATCAGTTCTTCGGGGCCCTGTCCGACGCCGAAACCGACGACGACGTCGACGTCCTCATCGTCACCGGCGCCGACCCGGTGTTCTGCGCCGGATTGGATCTCAAAGAACTGGGCGGACAAACCGCGCTGCCCGACATTTCCCCGCGCTGGCCGGCGCTGACCAAGCCGGTGATCGGCGCCATCAACGGCGCAGCGGTCACCGGCGGGCTGGAGTTGGCGCTGTACTGCGACATCCTGATCGCCTCGGAGCAGGCGCGCTTCGCCGACACCCACGCGCGGGTGGGCCTGCTGCCCACCTGGGGGCTCAGCGTGCGGTTGCCGCAGAAGGTCGGCGTGGGGCTGGCCCGGCGGATGAGCATGACCGGTGATTACCTGTCGGCCGCCGACGCGCTGCGCGCCGGCCTGGTCACCGAGGTGGTGCCGCACGAGCAGTTGCTGAGCACGGCCCGTCAGGTGGCGGCGTCCATCGTCGGCAACAACCAGAACGCGGTGCGGGCATTGCTGGCCTCCTACCACCGCATCGACGACACGCAGACCAGCGGCGGGCTGTGGTTGGAAGCGATGGCCGCCAGAGAATTTCGCACCAGCGGCGACGACATCGCCGCCAACCGTGAGGCCGTGCTGCAACGCGGACGGTCCCAGGTCCGCTGA
- a CDS encoding DUF2277 domain-containing protein translates to MCRNITELRGLEPPATDEEIAAASRQYVRKVSGITHPSAANVEAFETAVAEVTATTTRLLDALTPRRQPPKTVPPLRRPEVIARLAAAPSP, encoded by the coding sequence ATGTGCCGGAACATCACCGAGCTGCGGGGACTGGAGCCCCCAGCCACCGACGAAGAGATCGCCGCCGCGTCGCGGCAGTACGTCCGCAAGGTCAGCGGCATCACCCACCCGTCGGCCGCCAACGTCGAGGCGTTCGAGACCGCCGTCGCCGAGGTCACGGCCACGACCACCCGGTTGCTGGACGCCCTGACACCTCGGCGCCAGCCGCCGAAAACCGTACCGCCGCTGCGCCGGCCGGAAGTGATCGCCCGGCTGGCCGCCGCGCCGTCGCCGTGA
- a CDS encoding DUF1802 family protein, with product MTPALKEWSAAVHALLDGRQSVLLRKGGIGEKRFTVAAREFLLFPTVAHSHAERVRPEHRDLVAEAAADSTDSDLTLRAAAKVVAALPVNRPEGLDKIEDLHIWTAESVRADRLDFRPKHKLAVLVVSAMPLVQPVRLARTPEYAGCRSWVELPADPALGAPVHDDTVLADVAARVRDAVG from the coding sequence GTGACGCCCGCGCTCAAGGAGTGGAGCGCGGCCGTCCATGCGCTGCTGGATGGGCGCCAAAGCGTCCTCCTGCGCAAGGGCGGCATCGGCGAGAAGCGGTTCACCGTGGCCGCAAGAGAATTCCTGCTGTTCCCGACGGTCGCGCACAGCCACGCCGAGCGGGTGCGCCCCGAGCACCGCGACCTGGTGGCCGAGGCCGCCGCCGACAGCACTGATTCCGACCTGACGCTGCGGGCGGCCGCCAAGGTCGTGGCCGCGCTGCCGGTCAACCGGCCCGAAGGCCTGGACAAGATCGAAGATCTGCACATTTGGACGGCGGAGTCGGTGCGCGCCGACCGGCTCGATTTCCGGCCCAAACACAAGCTTGCGGTGCTGGTGGTGTCGGCGATGCCGCTGGTGCAGCCGGTCCGGTTGGCCCGCACCCCGGAATATGCCGGCTGCCGGAGCTGGGTGGAGTTGCCGGCCGACCCGGCGTTGGGCGCGCCGGTGCACGACGACACCGTCCTGGCCGACGTCGCCGCCCGCGTCCGCGACGCCGTGGGTTAG
- a CDS encoding CocE/NonD family hydrolase, translated as MSKTRHRGGKAVGSALGRLLGLRPATTGYSVRTVRIPMRDGVDLMADHYAPDTSRPAGTVLVRGPYGRGVPFSLVFARLYAARGYHVVLQSVRGTFGSGGEFEPMVNEAADGADTVEWLRRQPWFTGRFGTVGLSYLGFTQWALLADPPPELAAAVIAVGPHDFRDSVWGTGTFAVNDFLGWSDLVARQEEPGRIRAALRQVQSPRKVARAVAEVPMGPAARTLLGDGAPWFESWVEHADPDDPFWDRLRFPAALDRVAVPVLLLSGWQDVFLRQTLQQYRQLRDRGVNVALTVGPWTHTQMLTKGLPVSAQESLDWVDAHVGDAPALRRPSTVRVFVTGQGWRYLPDWPPATTEHTWYLQPRGHLGVTAPQPGAAPAKFPYNPAHPTRAIGGPLLSPKGGYRDDTRLAERDDVLSFTGTTLTHDLFVYGSPVVELTHSSDNPNVDVFVRVSEVDARGRSRNVSDGYRRLGDAPQTVRIELDAVAHRFRAGSRLRVLIAGSWFPRYARNLGTAEPALTGRQVKQATHEVHFGESRLLLPVG; from the coding sequence GTGAGCAAGACCAGGCATCGCGGCGGCAAAGCGGTCGGCAGCGCTCTCGGCCGGCTGCTGGGGCTGCGCCCGGCGACCACGGGGTACAGCGTGCGCACCGTCCGGATTCCGATGCGCGACGGCGTCGACCTGATGGCCGACCACTACGCGCCGGACACCAGCCGGCCCGCCGGGACTGTGTTGGTGCGCGGCCCCTATGGCCGCGGCGTTCCGTTTTCGCTGGTGTTCGCCCGGCTCTACGCCGCCCGCGGCTACCACGTCGTGTTGCAAAGCGTACGTGGCACATTCGGTTCCGGCGGCGAGTTCGAGCCGATGGTCAACGAGGCCGCCGACGGCGCCGACACCGTCGAATGGCTGCGTCGCCAACCGTGGTTCACCGGCCGCTTCGGCACGGTCGGCCTGTCCTACCTGGGTTTCACCCAGTGGGCGCTGCTGGCCGATCCGCCCCCGGAGCTGGCGGCGGCCGTCATCGCGGTCGGCCCGCACGACTTCCGCGACTCGGTGTGGGGCACCGGCACCTTTGCGGTCAACGACTTCCTGGGCTGGAGTGATCTGGTCGCCCGTCAGGAGGAACCCGGCCGCATCCGCGCCGCCCTTCGCCAGGTGCAGTCCCCGCGCAAGGTGGCACGGGCGGTCGCCGAGGTCCCGATGGGTCCGGCAGCGCGCACGCTGCTCGGAGACGGCGCTCCGTGGTTCGAATCGTGGGTGGAACATGCCGATCCCGACGACCCGTTCTGGGACCGGCTGCGCTTCCCGGCCGCGCTGGACCGCGTAGCGGTTCCGGTGTTGCTGCTGAGCGGCTGGCAAGACGTGTTCTTGCGCCAGACGCTGCAGCAGTACCGGCAGCTGCGCGACCGCGGCGTCAACGTCGCCCTCACCGTCGGGCCGTGGACGCACACCCAGATGTTGACCAAGGGCCTGCCGGTGAGCGCACAGGAGTCACTGGACTGGGTCGACGCGCATGTGGGTGACGCGCCGGCGCTGCGTCGGCCCAGCACCGTGCGCGTGTTCGTCACCGGCCAGGGTTGGCGGTATCTGCCGGACTGGCCCCCGGCCACCACCGAACACACGTGGTATCTGCAGCCCCGGGGGCACCTGGGTGTGACAGCGCCGCAGCCCGGCGCGGCCCCGGCGAAATTCCCTTACAACCCCGCCCACCCCACCCGGGCGATCGGCGGCCCGCTGCTGTCGCCCAAGGGGGGCTACCGCGACGACACCCGGCTTGCCGAGCGCGACGACGTGCTGTCCTTCACCGGCACCACGCTGACCCACGACCTCTTCGTCTATGGCAGCCCGGTGGTCGAGCTGACGCACTCCTCAGACAACCCCAACGTCGACGTGTTCGTCCGGGTCAGCGAGGTCGACGCCCGCGGCCGCTCGCGCAATGTCAGCGACGGATACCGGCGCTTGGGTGACGCCCCGCAGACGGTCCGGATCGAACTCGACGCCGTCGCGCATCGATTCCGCGCCGGCTCACGCCTGCGCGTGCTGATCGCCGGCAGCTGGTTTCCCCGCTACGCGCGCAACCTGGGGACCGCCGAGCCGGCGCTGACCGGACGCCAGGTCAAGCAGGCGACCCACGAGGTGCATTTCGGCGAATCCCGACTGCTGTTGCCGGTCGGCTAA
- a CDS encoding DUF3558 domain-containing protein: MFAKVRLLGGLAALITAVVVGWQSIPPAPTGGGHVELRSTAAPMSTTMKSPIVETSNPSPFDPCNDIPFDVVQRLGLAFSPPEAEEGLRCHYDAGNYQLAVEPVIWRTYAQSLPPDAVETTVAGHRVAQYWVLKPTQRNSYYYMSCMVTFKTSYGVIQQALFYSSIYSEPDVDCPSTNLQRANDLAPYYKF, encoded by the coding sequence GTGTTCGCCAAGGTGCGTCTGCTCGGGGGGCTTGCCGCGCTGATCACAGCGGTGGTGGTGGGCTGGCAGAGCATCCCGCCGGCGCCGACGGGCGGCGGGCATGTCGAGTTGCGGTCGACGGCCGCGCCGATGTCGACCACGATGAAGAGCCCGATCGTGGAGACCAGCAATCCCAGCCCGTTCGACCCGTGCAACGACATTCCGTTCGACGTGGTGCAGCGGCTCGGCCTGGCGTTCAGCCCGCCCGAGGCCGAGGAAGGGCTGCGTTGCCACTACGACGCGGGTAACTACCAGCTGGCCGTCGAGCCCGTCATCTGGCGCACCTACGCCCAGAGCCTGCCGCCGGACGCGGTCGAGACGACGGTCGCCGGGCACCGCGTCGCGCAGTACTGGGTGCTCAAGCCCACCCAGCGCAACAGCTACTACTACATGTCCTGCATGGTCACCTTCAAGACCAGTTACGGCGTCATCCAGCAGGCGCTGTTCTACTCGAGCATCTACTCCGAGCCCGACGTCGACTGCCCGTCCACCAACCTGCAGCGCGCCAACGACCTGGCTCCCTACTACAAGTTCTGA
- a CDS encoding metallophosphoesterase family protein, with amino-acid sequence MTRQEHAGQPTLWAISDLHTGHLGNKPVTESLHPSSPDDWLIVAGDVAERTDEIRWALDLLRRRFAKVIWVPGNHELWTTTRDPMQIFGRDRYDYLVNMCDEMGIVTPEHPFPVWTERGGPATIVPMFLLYDYSYLPAGAASKAEGLAIARERNVVATDEFLLSSEPYPTRDAWCHERVAATRARLEDLDWVQPTVLVNHFPLVGEPCDALFYPEFSLWCGTTKTADWHTRYNAVCSVYGHLHIPRTTWYDDVRFEEVSVGYPREWRRRKPFSWLRQVLPDPQYAPGYLNDFGGHFVITPEMRQQATQFRERLQQRQNR; translated from the coding sequence GTGACCCGACAGGAACACGCCGGACAGCCGACGCTGTGGGCGATCTCTGACCTGCACACCGGTCACCTCGGCAATAAGCCGGTCACCGAGTCGCTGCACCCGTCCTCGCCGGACGACTGGCTGATCGTGGCCGGCGACGTCGCCGAACGCACCGACGAGATCCGCTGGGCGCTGGACTTGCTGCGGCGGCGGTTCGCCAAGGTGATCTGGGTGCCCGGCAACCACGAGCTGTGGACCACTACGCGCGATCCCATGCAGATCTTCGGCCGGGACCGCTACGACTATCTGGTCAACATGTGCGACGAGATGGGCATCGTCACCCCCGAGCACCCGTTCCCGGTATGGACCGAACGCGGCGGCCCGGCCACCATCGTGCCGATGTTCTTGCTGTACGACTACAGCTATTTGCCGGCGGGTGCGGCCAGCAAGGCCGAAGGCTTGGCCATCGCCCGGGAACGCAACGTCGTGGCCACCGACGAATTCCTGCTCTCCTCCGAGCCGTATCCCACCCGGGACGCGTGGTGTCACGAGCGGGTCGCAGCGACGCGCGCCCGGCTGGAAGACCTGGATTGGGTGCAGCCCACCGTGCTGGTCAACCACTTCCCGTTGGTGGGTGAACCGTGCGACGCGTTGTTCTACCCGGAGTTCTCGCTGTGGTGCGGCACCACCAAAACCGCCGACTGGCACACCCGCTACAACGCCGTGTGTTCGGTCTACGGACATCTGCATATTCCGCGGACCACCTGGTATGACGACGTGCGCTTCGAAGAGGTGTCGGTGGGTTATCCGCGGGAGTGGCGCCGGCGCAAGCCGTTCAGCTGGTTGCGCCAGGTGTTGCCGGACCCGCAGTATGCGCCGGGGTATTTGAATGACTTCGGCGGTCATTTCGTGATCACTCCCGAGATGCGACAGCAGGCCACGCAATTCCGGGAACGGCTGCAGCAGCGGCAGAACCGATGA
- a CDS encoding 4'-phosphopantetheinyl transferase family protein yields MTAGTLVSAVLPDTVHDDLAYAEVYTDPPGLTPLPEEEPLIAKSVAKRRHEFITVRHCARVALGELGLPPVPILKGEKGEPCWPAGVVGSLTHCTGYRGAVVGRDSAVRSLGIDAEPHDVLPNGVLEAISLPPERGEIPQQMPSELHWDRILFCAKEATYKAWFPLTQRWLGFEDAHITFEADSSTTGRFVSRILIDPSALSGPPLTTLSGRWSVQRGLVLTAIVL; encoded by the coding sequence ATGACGGCCGGCACGCTGGTGTCGGCGGTGCTGCCCGACACGGTGCATGACGACCTGGCGTACGCCGAGGTGTACACCGACCCGCCGGGGCTTACGCCGTTGCCCGAAGAGGAGCCGCTGATCGCCAAGTCGGTGGCCAAGCGTCGCCACGAATTCATCACCGTCCGCCACTGCGCCCGGGTCGCGCTGGGCGAGCTGGGGTTGCCGCCGGTGCCGATCCTCAAGGGCGAGAAGGGCGAACCGTGCTGGCCAGCCGGTGTGGTGGGCAGCTTGACGCACTGCACCGGCTATCGGGGCGCGGTGGTGGGACGCGACAGCGCCGTGCGGTCGCTGGGGATCGACGCCGAGCCGCACGACGTGCTGCCCAACGGCGTGCTGGAGGCCATCAGCCTGCCGCCGGAGCGGGGCGAGATACCCCAGCAGATGCCCAGCGAGCTGCATTGGGATCGAATCCTGTTCTGCGCCAAGGAGGCAACGTACAAGGCGTGGTTTCCGCTGACCCAGCGGTGGCTGGGTTTCGAGGACGCGCACATCACCTTCGAAGCCGACAGTTCGACGACGGGACGTTTCGTCTCCCGCATCCTGATCGACCCGTCGGCGCTGTCGGGTCCGCCGCTGACGACGCTGAGCGGGCGCTGGTCGGTACAGCGCGGGCTGGTGCTGACCGCGATCGTGTTATGA
- the truB gene encoding tRNA pseudouridine(55) synthase TruB has product MSSGPLGPGIVVVDKPAGMTSHDVVGRCRRIFGTRRVGHAGTLDPMATGVLVIGVERATKILGLLTAASKSYAATIRLGQTTTTEDADGELLQCISAERVPDSAIAATVAGLRGDISQVPSAVSAIKVGGRRAYELARAGQTVELQARPVRIDRFEVLAVRREAQVVDLDVEVDCSSGTYIRALARDLGAALGVGGHLTSLRRTRVGRFGLDQAWSLEELGERPRLSLDLDQACLLMFARRDLTAEEADAAANGRALPAAGIDGVYAATDAGGRVIALLRDEGSRTKSVVVIRPATMRAG; this is encoded by the coding sequence ATGAGCTCCGGCCCGCTGGGCCCGGGAATCGTCGTCGTCGACAAGCCGGCGGGCATGACCAGCCATGACGTGGTCGGGCGGTGTCGGCGCATCTTCGGCACCCGCCGCGTCGGTCACGCCGGCACCCTGGACCCGATGGCCACCGGCGTGCTGGTGATCGGGGTCGAGCGCGCCACCAAGATCCTCGGATTGCTGACGGCAGCGTCGAAGTCGTACGCCGCGACCATCCGCCTGGGCCAGACCACGACCACCGAAGACGCCGATGGGGAACTGCTGCAATGCATTTCGGCCGAACGCGTCCCGGACTCGGCGATTGCGGCGACGGTCGCCGGTCTGCGCGGTGACATCAGCCAGGTGCCCTCGGCGGTCAGCGCGATCAAGGTCGGCGGCCGGCGTGCCTACGAGTTGGCCAGGGCGGGGCAGACCGTCGAACTGCAAGCCCGTCCGGTGCGCATCGACCGGTTCGAGGTGCTGGCCGTGCGGCGCGAGGCTCAGGTAGTCGACCTCGACGTCGAAGTGGATTGCTCGTCGGGCACCTATATCCGGGCGCTGGCCCGCGACCTGGGCGCGGCGCTTGGCGTTGGTGGTCATCTGACGTCGTTGCGGCGTACCCGTGTCGGCCGCTTCGGGTTGGACCAGGCGTGGTCGCTGGAGGAGCTGGGCGAGCGGCCCCGGTTGAGTCTGGACCTGGACCAGGCGTGTCTGCTGATGTTCGCCCGGCGCGACCTCACGGCCGAGGAGGCCGACGCCGCGGCCAACGGCCGGGCCCTGCCGGCGGCCGGTATCGACGGCGTCTACGCCGCGACCGACGCGGGTGGGCGGGTGATCGCGCTGCTGCGCGACGAGGGCTCGCGGACCAAGTCGGTGGTGGTGATCCGCCCGGCGACGATGCGCGCCGGGTAG
- a CDS encoding lipid-transfer protein: MMPSKVPNKVYVIGVGMTKFEKPGRREGWDYPQMAKESGTKALADAGVDYRDIEQGYVGYVAGDSTSGQRALYELGMTGIPIVNVNNNCSTGSTALYLGAQAIRGGLADCVLALGFEKMQPGALQLGAQDRESPMGKHVKALSEIDEFAFPVAPWMFGAAGREHMKKYGTTAEHFAKIGFKNHKHSVNNPYAQFQEEYTLDDILAAKMISDPLTKLQCSPTSDGSAAVVLASEDYVARRELGGQAVEIVGQAMTTDFESTFDGSARNIIGYDMNVQAAQHVYQQSGLGPDDFQVIELHDCFSANELLLYEALGLCGEGEAPKLIDNGDTTYGGRWVVNPSGGLISKGHPLGATGLAQCSELTWQLRGTADKRQVDNVTAALQHNIGLGGAAVVTAYQRAER, translated from the coding sequence ATGATGCCTAGCAAGGTGCCAAACAAGGTTTACGTCATCGGCGTGGGTATGACGAAGTTCGAGAAGCCGGGTCGCCGCGAGGGCTGGGACTACCCGCAGATGGCCAAGGAGTCGGGCACCAAGGCGCTCGCCGACGCCGGCGTCGACTACCGCGACATCGAGCAGGGCTATGTCGGTTACGTTGCGGGCGACTCGACCAGCGGCCAGCGCGCCCTCTACGAACTGGGCATGACGGGCATTCCGATCGTCAACGTCAACAACAACTGCTCGACGGGCTCTACCGCCCTTTACCTGGGCGCGCAAGCCATCCGCGGCGGGCTCGCCGACTGCGTGCTGGCGCTGGGCTTCGAGAAGATGCAGCCCGGAGCCCTGCAACTCGGCGCCCAGGACCGAGAGTCGCCGATGGGCAAGCACGTCAAGGCGCTCTCTGAAATCGACGAGTTCGCGTTTCCGGTGGCGCCCTGGATGTTCGGCGCGGCCGGGCGTGAGCACATGAAGAAGTACGGCACCACCGCCGAGCACTTCGCGAAGATCGGCTTCAAGAACCACAAGCACTCGGTCAACAACCCCTACGCGCAGTTCCAGGAGGAGTACACCCTGGATGACATCCTTGCCGCGAAGATGATCTCCGACCCGCTCACCAAACTGCAGTGCTCGCCCACCTCCGACGGTTCGGCCGCGGTGGTGCTGGCCAGTGAGGATTACGTTGCCCGCCGCGAACTCGGCGGGCAGGCCGTGGAGATCGTCGGGCAGGCCATGACGACCGACTTCGAGTCCACCTTCGACGGCAGTGCCCGCAACATCATCGGCTACGACATGAATGTGCAAGCGGCGCAACACGTCTACCAGCAGTCGGGTCTGGGCCCGGACGACTTCCAGGTGATCGAGTTGCATGACTGCTTCTCGGCCAACGAGCTGCTGCTTTACGAAGCGCTGGGCCTGTGCGGCGAGGGTGAGGCGCCCAAGCTGATCGACAACGGCGACACCACCTACGGCGGACGCTGGGTGGTCAACCCGTCGGGCGGCTTGATCTCCAAGGGCCACCCGCTGGGCGCCACCGGGCTGGCGCAGTGTTCGGAACTCACCTGGCAACTGCGGGGTACCGCCGACAAGCGTCAGGTCGACAACGTCACCGCCGCACTGCAACACAACATCGGGTTGGGTGGCGCCGCCGTCGTCACCGCCTATCAGCGCGCCGAACGCTAG